In a single window of the Acetivibrio clariflavus DSM 19732 genome:
- a CDS encoding NAD-dependent epimerase/dehydratase family protein yields MDKILFLGSNSFTGFYFQKFIKDKGLDKEYKFIGTDISDVHNNNFSVSDYIKLNPLDKSELEDVIINLKPNYIINFIGTFSGATYNDYININTNISKNIFDILVENNLEVKKVLLIGSAAEYGIVKDMPIKEDSCNNPVNYYGLSKLFQTHIAKYYHDNYGINVNVLRTFNIIGKGISKSLSIGNFIDKIEKARDGDYITVGNLFPKRDFLHIEDVVEAYWEVLKKGKTGEIYNVCSGKSIAIEDIFLTFVRMSSKKLFPLVDEKLIKKDEIMDIYGDNSKIKNDTNWSPKIDILNDKAYNVF; encoded by the coding sequence ATGGATAAAATACTTTTCCTGGGTTCGAACAGCTTCACAGGATTCTATTTTCAAAAATTTATTAAAGACAAAGGACTTGACAAGGAATACAAGTTTATTGGTACAGATATTTCCGATGTCCATAATAACAATTTTTCGGTCAGCGACTACATAAAGCTAAATCCTTTGGACAAAAGTGAACTTGAAGATGTTATTATTAATTTAAAACCCAATTATATAATAAACTTTATCGGTACCTTTTCCGGTGCAACATATAACGATTATATCAATATAAATACCAATATATCAAAGAATATTTTTGATATATTGGTAGAAAACAATCTTGAGGTCAAAAAAGTTCTTTTGATCGGTTCTGCAGCAGAGTATGGAATTGTTAAGGATATGCCCATAAAGGAGGATAGCTGTAATAATCCTGTAAATTATTATGGGCTGTCAAAACTTTTTCAAACTCATATTGCAAAATACTATCATGACAATTATGGTATTAACGTCAATGTGTTAAGGACTTTCAACATCATCGGAAAAGGTATTTCAAAAAGTCTGTCAATAGGAAACTTTATAGACAAAATTGAAAAAGCCAGAGACGGTGATTATATTACTGTAGGCAATTTATTTCCCAAGCGGGATTTTCTGCATATTGAAGATGTGGTTGAAGCCTACTGGGAAGTATTGAAAAAAGGTAAAACCGGCGAAATATATAACGTATGCAGCGGAAAATCAATAGCAATAGAAGATATTTTTTTAACTTTTGTCAGAATGTCAAGCAAAAAACTATTCCCCTTAGTGGACGAAAAGCTTATAAAGAAGGATGAAATAATGGACATCTATGGTGATAACAGCAAAATTAAAAATGATACGAATTGGAGTCCTAAAATCGATATTTTAAATGATAAGGCTTACAATGTATTTTGA
- the pelG gene encoding exopolysaccharide Pel transporter PelG, giving the protein MAGIGFQLKRMIEKDTGFIHKIRSYGLAVVSLNGPMLLCLFAVTIAGLLLRKDTYSTIPRDHILVTVTYTFMLSSITTGIYSLILTRYISDCIYQKEYKKVMASFYGGILPSTIFSLLISGALTVFAKLPIKYAFCILILLSIVSIIWLEMIYLSAANDHTGIIAGFAAGNIVTIILLLFIRLVSVKYEIFYIFFCFIAGFFVTALLLLVQIRNVFGEEDRSYFEWFTYIRKFPDLWLTGIFYTVGLYFPCLYYRFTDENYIVNGFFTVQKDFDFPFFIGVLSIIPGLIFFVVKFETELHIKCNEFFDAILNYGTYNEIKFFMRRLKNTVLLFFYKLCIVQLAVMSLLIFFSFKVGKGPFADFKTYFILWMCVLAMGFTVIMYVVKIVLLYFDERKFAYYISAFYMVSVMFMTTLIGRDGLPGLGFMIASAFTVIIAYILLLLYLKDMKNQVFMIK; this is encoded by the coding sequence ATGGCAGGAATTGGATTTCAACTTAAAAGAATGATAGAAAAGGATACCGGCTTTATTCATAAAATAAGGTCTTATGGCTTAGCTGTCGTCTCACTTAATGGTCCTATGTTGTTGTGTTTGTTTGCAGTAACTATTGCAGGACTATTGCTTAGGAAGGATACCTACTCAACCATTCCGAGGGACCATATATTAGTTACTGTTACATATACTTTTATGCTTTCATCAATAACTACCGGGATATACTCCCTTATTTTGACCCGATATATTTCTGACTGTATTTATCAGAAGGAATACAAAAAAGTTATGGCTTCGTTTTATGGAGGAATACTTCCTTCAACTATTTTCAGCCTTTTAATTTCGGGTGCTCTTACTGTGTTTGCAAAGCTTCCGATTAAATATGCTTTTTGTATTTTGATTCTCCTTTCCATAGTAAGCATTATATGGCTGGAAATGATATATCTATCTGCTGCTAATGACCATACAGGAATAATAGCGGGATTCGCAGCAGGAAATATAGTAACGATAATACTGCTATTGTTTATTAGGCTTGTGTCGGTGAAGTATGAGATTTTTTACATATTTTTTTGCTTTATAGCAGGTTTTTTTGTAACGGCCTTGTTACTTTTGGTACAAATAAGAAATGTTTTCGGGGAGGAAGACAGAAGCTATTTTGAATGGTTTACATATATAAGAAAATTTCCCGATTTATGGCTGACGGGGATTTTTTATACCGTTGGGTTGTATTTTCCGTGCTTATATTACAGATTTACGGATGAAAACTATATTGTAAACGGATTTTTTACAGTACAGAAAGACTTTGATTTTCCTTTTTTCATAGGAGTTCTCAGCATCATTCCGGGATTGATCTTTTTTGTGGTTAAGTTCGAAACAGAACTGCATATAAAGTGCAATGAGTTTTTTGATGCAATTCTAAACTATGGAACTTATAACGAGATAAAGTTTTTTATGAGGAGACTTAAAAATACTGTATTGCTTTTTTTCTATAAGTTATGCATTGTGCAGTTAGCGGTCATGAGTTTGTTGATATTCTTCTCTTTTAAGGTGGGAAAAGGACCTTTTGCCGATTTTAAAACGTATTTTATACTTTGGATGTGTGTACTAGCTATGGGGTTTACTGTAATAATGTATGTGGTAAAAATAGTACTGCTTTATTTTGATGAGAGAAAATTTGCATATTACATATCGGCTTTTTATATGGTGTCAGTGATGTTTATGACCACACTTATTGGCAGGGATGGTTTGCCAGGATTAGGCTTTATGATTGCAAGTGCCTTTACTGTAATTATTGCGTATATATTGCTGCTGTTGTATTTGAAGGATATGAAAAATCAAGTGTTTATGATAAAATAG
- the pelF gene encoding GT4 family glycosyltransferase PelF has translation MNLCFIAEGSYPYMTGGISSWMNIYMKCFPDYKLSLYTIAARESDKGKFVCKIPENMIHIEEVFLDTPLKKKPKRFPSRIVKSSKQQELLIKHFSGEKVDWAQVFDFVDKLKKYRLIDFFNSADFYEIVDYIYNKDFQNAPYNDFLWSIRTMFIYEFHVLQGHVPEADIYHSVSAGFPGIVGSKIRYNSKKPFILTEHGIYVREREEEILKSDFILGYIKELWIKYFRSMSLCAYNFADKIVSQFQRNREVQIEFGADREKTVIIPNGMNTEDYNFPEQDRIYGDDFVVGTIARIVPIKDIITLVRAFEKAQQLYDDKMRLVIVGPNDEDPQYSRYVLDYVEKRNIQNITFTGKVDYETYLKSLYSFDVFILTSISEGQPLSLLEAMASGKPAIVTDVGSCSEIVLGTFDNIGEAGIVARVMDSDALGEAIVKLAKNKDLRMKMGQAARKRVQQYYTIDYMGSSYRKLYEDLKR, from the coding sequence ATGAATTTGTGCTTTATAGCTGAAGGAAGCTATCCCTATATGACCGGCGGGATATCAAGCTGGATGAATATTTATATGAAATGTTTTCCCGACTACAAATTAAGTCTTTATACAATAGCAGCCAGGGAATCGGACAAGGGGAAATTTGTGTGCAAGATTCCTGAAAATATGATACATATAGAAGAAGTATTTTTGGATACTCCCCTTAAGAAAAAGCCAAAGAGATTTCCGTCCAGGATAGTTAAAAGCAGCAAGCAGCAGGAATTGCTTATCAAGCATTTTTCCGGGGAAAAAGTTGATTGGGCTCAAGTATTCGATTTTGTTGATAAGCTGAAAAAATACAGGTTGATAGACTTTTTTAACAGTGCAGATTTTTATGAGATTGTGGATTATATATATAACAAGGATTTTCAGAATGCTCCCTACAACGATTTTTTATGGTCCATACGTACAATGTTTATATACGAATTTCATGTCTTGCAGGGACATGTTCCTGAGGCAGATATATATCACAGTGTCTCGGCGGGGTTCCCGGGGATAGTGGGAAGTAAAATACGGTATAATTCAAAAAAGCCGTTTATACTTACTGAGCATGGGATTTATGTCAGGGAAAGAGAAGAGGAGATACTCAAGTCAGATTTTATCTTAGGATATATAAAAGAATTGTGGATAAAGTACTTTCGTTCCATGTCCTTATGTGCATATAATTTTGCCGATAAAATTGTATCACAGTTTCAAAGAAACAGAGAAGTTCAAATAGAGTTTGGTGCTGACAGGGAAAAGACAGTTATTATTCCAAATGGAATGAATACGGAGGACTATAACTTTCCTGAGCAGGACAGAATTTACGGGGATGATTTTGTAGTGGGCACAATTGCCAGAATTGTACCCATTAAAGATATTATTACGTTAGTAAGGGCTTTTGAAAAAGCTCAGCAGTTATATGACGATAAAATGAGATTGGTTATAGTAGGGCCAAATGATGAAGATCCGCAGTACAGCCGATATGTTTTGGATTATGTCGAAAAGCGAAATATCCAGAACATAACTTTTACTGGGAAAGTGGATTATGAAACATACTTAAAATCCTTATATTCCTTTGATGTTTTTATATTGACCAGCATAAGTGAAGGTCAACCTTTGTCCCTGCTTGAAGCTATGGCTTCAGGGAAACCGGCTATAGTGACCGATGTGGGCAGCTGTTCCGAAATTGTACTCGGTACTTTTGACAATATCGGTGAGGCAGGCATAGTTGCCAGAGTTATGGATTCAGACGCTTTAGGAGAAGCTATAGTCAAATTGGCAAAAAACAAGGATTTGAGGATGAAAATGGGGCAGGCTGCAAGAAAAAGAGTTCAGCAGTATTACACCATAGATTATATGGGAAGTTCTTACAGAAAACTATATGAGGATTTGAAAAGGTGA
- a CDS encoding NAD-dependent epimerase/dehydratase family protein, whose translation MNVLIVGGNGFIGRSLAESLLAFEQNVSIIDIADKPKNLKLNSKASYYRIDAISRECREIFEIGQFDIVYYLIGNSDRKNWLESGKDISPLINILDLCCEHRVKKFVYISTSYLYTYEAMNHEMLYKTHPKFFLYCAYKKSCETYCNMYKDVYGLNMLIIRVPPVYGPGLDSNGEGSIVLDIIDAFQHHTYREVWSIFKDIELIYISDLIRILTTTALASNFTGNYKIKGEVLDINYIIRKAKNIFSRNEIKVNFKFEAKMRYPLDKNVINRVEDNTSFSEGFLKTYEWYKSRNLKKRLFADRLYGAGDIIKSLWKKYKAWMEATIFSFLVVEFMKYTGFNYDMAIVLVMIIGLTYGINVALYTGALCMFLHYFPFSDSGLLDLMNLNTLERFLAYFSIALISGYKKSVEIKENKIKKFTHIELEELFKTVQADLVNTRKSASLLTEQLKTYEYSYSNVYNAIKTLNENRKRITQILPEVINELTGFKEVKLETRNDLSKYQPGLDYDMIKNSFEKNEVFFNTQLQSSIRIIVPVFNRKTKKVDSLIVIRNVPFEKMNVNVESQMYFIYNLVTDFYNANID comes from the coding sequence ATGAATGTTTTAATAGTTGGGGGAAACGGATTTATTGGCAGAAGTCTGGCAGAAAGCCTTTTGGCTTTTGAACAGAATGTTTCAATTATAGATATCGCCGATAAACCTAAGAATTTAAAATTGAATTCCAAAGCATCATATTATAGAATTGATGCAATAAGTAGAGAATGCAGAGAAATTTTTGAGATAGGACAATTTGATATTGTTTACTATTTAATTGGGAATTCTGATCGAAAAAATTGGTTGGAGAGCGGAAAAGATATTTCTCCGCTGATAAATATTCTTGACTTATGTTGTGAGCATAGAGTGAAGAAATTTGTATATATTTCCACATCCTATTTATACACCTATGAAGCTATGAATCATGAAATGCTTTATAAGACTCATCCAAAGTTTTTTCTGTACTGTGCATACAAAAAGAGTTGTGAGACTTACTGCAACATGTATAAAGATGTATATGGTTTAAATATGCTTATTATTCGTGTGCCTCCGGTTTACGGACCAGGGTTGGACAGCAACGGTGAGGGCTCAATTGTATTGGATATTATTGATGCTTTCCAACACCATACCTATCGGGAAGTATGGTCAATATTTAAAGATATTGAATTAATATACATATCCGATTTGATCAGGATACTTACTACTACTGCATTAGCCAGTAATTTTACCGGTAATTACAAAATTAAAGGTGAAGTACTGGATATAAATTATATTATCAGGAAGGCCAAAAATATATTCAGCAGAAATGAGATAAAAGTGAACTTCAAATTTGAAGCTAAGATGAGGTATCCGTTAGATAAGAATGTTATAAATAGAGTAGAAGACAATACATCCTTCTCAGAGGGTTTTCTCAAAACCTATGAATGGTATAAGAGTAGAAATCTTAAAAAGAGACTATTTGCAGATAGACTGTATGGTGCAGGCGATATAATAAAGTCTTTGTGGAAAAAATATAAGGCATGGATGGAAGCTACCATTTTCAGTTTTCTTGTCGTAGAGTTTATGAAATATACCGGATTCAATTACGATATGGCAATTGTTTTGGTTATGATTATAGGTTTGACCTATGGTATAAATGTGGCTTTGTATACCGGTGCATTATGTATGTTTTTGCACTACTTTCCTTTCTCGGATTCGGGTTTATTGGATTTAATGAACTTGAATACATTAGAAAGGTTTTTGGCATATTTCAGTATAGCTTTGATTTCAGGCTATAAAAAGTCAGTTGAAATTAAAGAAAATAAAATAAAAAAGTTTACTCATATTGAGTTGGAAGAACTTTTTAAGACAGTCCAGGCAGACCTCGTAAATACCAGAAAATCTGCTTCGTTACTTACAGAGCAGTTAAAAACCTATGAATACAGCTATTCAAATGTATATAATGCTATTAAAACGCTTAATGAAAACAGAAAACGTATAACTCAGATATTACCTGAGGTCATTAATGAACTTACCGGTTTCAAAGAGGTCAAACTTGAAACAAGGAATGATTTATCAAAATATCAACCGGGTTTGGATTATGACATGATTAAAAATTCCTTTGAAAAAAATGAAGTTTTCTTTAATACACAATTGCAAAGCAGTATAAGGATTATTGTTCCTGTTTTTAACAGGAAGACAAAAAAAGTGGATAGCCTGATTGTTATAAGAAATGTTCCTTTCGAGAAAATGAACGTAAATGTTGAATCGCAAATGTATTTTATATATAATTTGGTGACGGATTTTTACAATGCAAATATTGATTGA